Proteins co-encoded in one Nitrospiraceae bacterium genomic window:
- a CDS encoding thermonuclease family protein — translation MRLVGIDTPEINGACEFERQLAIRARQFLLSKLQGGGRVEIQPVARDKYFRILALVSVDGQDLADEMVSAGLAVSYSGGTKRPWCPPSNRPSHPVP, via the coding sequence ATGCGCCTGGTGGGTATTGATACGCCGGAGATCAACGGAGCCTGTGAATTCGAGCGTCAACTGGCAATCAGGGCTAGACAGTTTCTCCTTTCCAAGTTGCAAGGCGGAGGTCGGGTGGAAATCCAGCCAGTCGCGCGGGATAAGTATTTTCGGATTCTCGCCTTGGTATCCGTCGATGGGCAGGATCTGGCGGATGAAATGGTCTCGGCCGGACTGGCCGTCTCCTACAGCGGTGGAACGAAACGTCCCTGGTGTCCTCCTAGCAATCGCCCTTCCCATCCAGTCCCATAG